From a single Nothobranchius furzeri strain GRZ-AD chromosome 7, NfurGRZ-RIMD1, whole genome shotgun sequence genomic region:
- the b3gnt2a gene encoding N-acetyllactosaminide beta-1,3-N-acetylglucosaminyltransferase 2a: MQSANMTVSHKKAKVLCVIVTLNIFICVLMGLKWNFGTGQSRQQKVRIPSQRFWHQRFLSESFWNKEQQLLDVVHNPVMNSALSSNSTSLLPGWINDICEPDYRVPAQISDYNTLPQRFRDFLLHMHCRTYPMLINQPHICQENPFLLLVVKSLIPHFDRRQAIRQTWGHAGILANRTVVTVFLLGSTLLVESFPDLQGMLVHEGNFHKDLLQWDYRDTFFNLTLKEVLFLEWFSQHCPQAQYVLKGDDDVFVNTLRVLDFLDGLSEFKAKDLFIGDVISDAGPQRDKRLKYFIPESVFVGEYPPYAGGGGYLLSGELALRLYNVSQEVVLYPIDDVYTGMCLKKLGLAPEKHSGFRTFDIEEKFRRNPCIYRGLMLVHNRTPQDMLKLWPWIVRPELDCQ, encoded by the coding sequence ATGCAGAGTGCGAACATGACCGTGAGCCACAAGAAAGCAAAGGTGCTCTGCGTGATTGTGACGCTGAACATCTTCATCTGTGTCTTGATGGGCCTGAAGTGGAATTTTGGGACCGGCCAAAGCCGTCAGCAGAAGGTTCGAATCCCATCCCAGAGGTTTTGGCACCAACGTTTTCTGAGTGAATCTTTCTGGAACAAGGAGCAGCAGCTGCTAGACGTAGTTCACAACCCAGTCATGAACTCTGCGCTCTCCAGCAACTCCACCAGTTTGTTGCCAGGTTGGATAAATGACATCTGTGAACCAGATTACAGGGTTCCAGCCCAAATCTCGGACTACAACACACTGCCGCAGCGGTTTCGAGACTTTCTTCTGCACATGCACTGCAGGACCTACCCCATGCTGATAAATCAGCCCCACATCTGTCAGGAAAACCCAtttctgctgctggtggtcaagAGTTTAATCCCACACTTTGACCGCCGGCAGGCCATTCGTCAGACGTGGGGTCACGCAGGCATCTTAGCCAATCGGACAGTAGTGACCGTCTTCCTGCTTGGCAGCACTTTGTTGGTGGAgagttttccagatctgcagggaATGCTTGTCCACGAGGGGAATTTTCACAAAGATTTACTCCAGTGGGACTACAGGGACACTTTCTTTAACCTCACCCTCAAAGAGGTCCTCTTTCTGGAGTGGTTTAGCCAACACTGTCCTCAAGCCCAGTATGTTCTGAAGGGGGATGATGATGTCTTTGTAAACACTCTGCGAGTCCTTGACTTCCTCGACGGTTTGTCTGAGTTCAAAGCCAAGGATTTGTTCATAGGTGATGTAATCAGTGATGCTGGGCCacagagagacaaacggctgaagTATTTCATCCCCGAGAGTGTGTTTGTGGGGGAGTACCCGCCCTACGCCGGGGGTGGAGGCTATCTGCTTTCAGGGGAGTTGGCGCTACGCCTTTACAACGTATCACAGGAGGTGGTCTTGTACCCCATCGATGATGTGTACACAGGGATGTGTCTGAAGAAGCTGGGCCTGGCGCCTGAGAAGCACTCTGGTTTCAGGACGTTtgacatagaggaaaaattcaGACGCAACCCCTGCATCTACAGAGGCTTGATGCTGGTTCACAACCGAACACCACAGGACATGCTGAAGCTCTGGCCCTGGATCGTCCGCCCGGAGCTGGACTGCCAGtga
- the LOC139070719 gene encoding protein FAM133-like: MWKNVSTGTQRKKVTFLLQNAKTNKNPPQLKELDGASSEDVSDSSTRFNLQRKGVKEKEIENHDSSDASDFETKRPTGNKNKRLRCSTSASKSSGQEYKPSRKVRRKRSTGSSDEESEHSDDLSNGRPRLRALPEKECITDNSLSEEDSAPAAQRRQRNGNKRVLEPREVQYNTRTSKKTSPGEARNPLSSKRKRIYTSDSEEEEDGDGDPVKQNNKHSRSNSNTLCKEIQKRPVTTKAAALHLAPVRRRRKNMRQPKPKRRKSYSSSQHSSDSEKEQLSSASENFFSSSGSHSSPKRRARAGIGDRAAGRQLRRRHQRAASNK; this comes from the coding sequence ATGTGGAAAAATGTCTCCACGGGGACTCAAAGAAAAAAAGTTACGTTTCTCCTTCAAAACGCCAAGACAAACAAAAATCCGCCTCAGCTAAAGGAACTGGATGGTGCAAGTTCAGAAGATGTCAGCGATTCTTCAACAAGGTTCAACCTGCAGAGGAAAGGAGTGAAAGAGAAGGAAATAGAAAATCACGACTCCAGTGATGCATCTGACTTTGAAACAAAGAGGCCAACGGGAAACAAAAATAAACGGCTTCGCTGCAGCACCTCTGCTTCAAAGAGTTCTGGGCAGGAGTACAAACCCAGCAGGAAAGTGAGGAGGAAACGCTCCACTGGATCTTCAGACGAAGAGTCGGAACATTCTGACGACCTTTCAAACGGACGGCCCAGACTCCGAGCTCTACCGGAAAAGGAATGCATCACTGACAACTCTCTTTCTGAGGAAGACTCCGCTCCAGCAGCCCAGCGTAGACAGAGAAATGGAAACAAGAGAGTCTTAGAACCACGGGAAGTGCAGTACAACACGAGAACATCTAAGAAAACTTCTCCAGGTGAGGCCAGGAATCCGCTCTCCTCTAAGAGGAAACGCATTTACACCTCAGattctgaggaagaggaggatggaGACGGGGATCCGGTAAAACAGAACAATAAACACAGCAGGTCAAACTCTAACACACTCTGTAAGGAAATCCAAAAAAGACCCGTGACGACGAAGGCAGCAGCTCTTCATCTGGCTCCagtcaggaggaggaggaagaatatGAGGCAGCCAAAGCCTAAAAGAAGGAAAAGCTACAGCAGCAGTCAACACAGCTCCGACTCAGAGAAGGAGCAGTTGTCTTCAGCCTCTGAAAACTTCTTTTCCAGCTCAGGGTCCCACAGCAGTCCAAAGAGGAGAGCTCGAGCAGGGATTGGTGACAGGGCCGCAGGCCGCCAGCTCAGGCGGCGCCACCAGAGAGCCGCATCCAACAAATAG